In Akkermansia muciniphila, one DNA window encodes the following:
- a CDS encoding Z1 domain-containing protein, which yields MEYLKTYLNKIASRGNEKLAESILKTSEDVGNRYIKTFSFSDHQIGLLFGNVQSGKTGQMFGIMCKAADLGFPAFVLLTTDNVVLQQQTLDRVRSDLDGFCICGENDAGLFTNNSLIQPAIIVLKKNVRILKLWANILNSTGFMKGNPLFVIDDEADAASLNTLVNKDRQSSINRYLDIIKNGASSSLYLQVTGTPQAIFLQTIVSGWHPYFTYYFQPGDAYLGGDFFFPATGKPQCVSYLDTMEHPTRSVVVRHLAVSSQILCAGGKVSNCLFHPSVRVSAHKRFAEDVSKELAWCIANIDGGFQSELKIQYDSFEPVKSRKISFNELFAKAKDLLLSDAIKVLVMNGKSDIDSTEYSEGCNFVIGGNTLGRGVTFPSLQTIYYTRTSKKPQADTMWQHSRMFGYDRDSGMMMVYIDERLYKLFSDINATNNSIISQVERGIEDVKLYYPEGLNPTRKNVLDNDHVEILSGGTNYYPFYPDNDSIEDISRMLAPFTDEETFYQVSLRLIKDILSHIISSPDFKIDAFQSVMNTILAEHPTAQGILIVRRNRNVAQGTGALLSPNDWNLGGRFADITVLTMYQVTGNKGWGGKPLWIPNIKLPSGIMYYDVLENRDESD from the coding sequence ATGGAGTATTTAAAGACTTATCTGAATAAAATTGCAAGCCGCGGAAACGAAAAGCTCGCAGAATCCATTCTTAAAACTTCGGAAGATGTTGGGAATCGCTATATCAAAACATTTTCCTTTTCTGATCACCAGATTGGTCTTTTGTTCGGTAACGTGCAGTCTGGAAAAACTGGTCAGATGTTTGGGATAATGTGCAAAGCGGCTGATTTAGGCTTTCCGGCTTTTGTGCTTTTAACCACGGATAATGTAGTTCTTCAACAGCAAACCTTGGATCGTGTGAGGTCTGATCTCGATGGTTTTTGTATATGCGGTGAAAATGATGCTGGTCTTTTTACCAACAATAGTTTGATTCAGCCTGCAATAATTGTGCTCAAGAAAAATGTGCGCATTCTGAAACTTTGGGCAAATATTCTAAACTCTACGGGTTTTATGAAAGGAAATCCGCTTTTTGTAATTGATGACGAGGCTGATGCCGCTTCACTTAACACATTAGTTAATAAAGATCGTCAATCATCAATTAATCGATACCTTGATATTATCAAAAACGGTGCCTCCAGTAGTCTGTATTTGCAGGTTACGGGTACTCCGCAGGCTATTTTTCTGCAAACAATAGTCTCTGGATGGCATCCCTATTTTACTTATTATTTTCAGCCAGGAGATGCATATCTTGGTGGAGACTTCTTCTTCCCCGCCACAGGAAAGCCGCAGTGCGTATCATATTTAGATACAATGGAGCATCCGACAAGGTCAGTCGTTGTAAGACATCTTGCTGTCTCTTCACAGATTCTGTGTGCGGGAGGCAAAGTTTCAAATTGCCTTTTTCACCCAAGTGTCCGTGTATCTGCACACAAACGATTTGCCGAAGATGTGTCAAAGGAACTCGCCTGGTGTATTGCTAATATAGATGGCGGATTTCAGTCGGAGCTAAAAATACAGTATGACTCTTTTGAACCTGTAAAAAGTAGAAAGATTTCTTTTAATGAGCTGTTTGCTAAAGCAAAGGATTTATTGCTTAGCGATGCGATAAAAGTCCTCGTGATGAACGGCAAATCAGACATTGATAGTACGGAATACTCCGAAGGTTGCAATTTTGTGATTGGCGGAAATACGCTGGGCAGAGGAGTTACTTTCCCAAGCCTTCAAACTATTTATTACACACGAACAAGCAAGAAGCCGCAGGCTGATACTATGTGGCAGCATAGCCGAATGTTTGGCTATGACAGAGATTCGGGAATGATGATGGTTTACATCGATGAACGCCTGTATAAACTGTTTTCTGATATTAATGCTACAAACAATTCTATTATTTCACAGGTTGAACGTGGAATAGAGGATGTGAAGCTCTATTATCCAGAAGGTCTGAATCCTACAAGAAAAAATGTTCTGGACAACGACCATGTAGAAATTCTATCCGGAGGAACTAACTATTATCCGTTTTATCCCGATAACGACTCAATCGAGGATATCTCCAGGATGCTTGCGCCATTTACAGATGAGGAGACTTTCTATCAAGTCAGCTTGAGATTGATAAAAGATATTCTTTCGCATATCATTTCAAGTCCGGATTTCAAGATTGATGCTTTTCAGTCGGTGATGAATACCATACTTGCAGAGCATCCGACTGCACAGGGAATTCTCATTGTCAGGCGTAATAGAAATGTTGCCCAAGGAACCGGTGCGTTACTGTCGCCTAACGATTGGAATCTCGGAGGAAGGTTTGCCGATATAACAGTCTTGACCATGTACCAGGTAACTGGAAATAAAGGATGGGGAGGAAAGCCCTTATGGATTCCAAACATTAAACTGCCATCAGGCATCATGTATTATGATGTCTTGGAAAACAGAGATGAATCTGATTGA
- a CDS encoding restriction endonuclease PLD domain-containing protein produces MNFLYSNILPLATKNGQNTIIDSFNQQMLLADRVDIAVGYTSAASITELERMVIKADIKNIRLIIGMYYIEGMPESAYHIALKLNQKWRDDGIGEIRIVKTFKYHGKVYCFYKDGKPISAIIGSANLGAIKLEATNRRQYELSAITTDTNEVSEIAAHIEKLNQPIISSNIAEVHDMPLIREKNTALNGIELVTSVPQSNVDFYKQCQANVSFFLQLKVPKAEERHMDDGKHFTKSNINVCYAAPRSKRKSRDWFETQLTVGAEVYHMEGYPEKNKPFFVVTDDGYWFKAHTTSDNNKQFSAVGDELIMGRWLKGRLVAAGIVKPINNTAEDVNRVGMITEEMLDEYGCDRLLFEKTGQTALDKDGTPLDVWMLSFIGNNDEEQR; encoded by the coding sequence ATGAATTTTTTATATTCAAATATATTGCCTCTTGCTACAAAAAACGGTCAGAACACTATCATAGACAGCTTTAATCAGCAAATGTTGCTGGCTGACCGTGTTGACATTGCGGTTGGTTATACATCTGCAGCATCTATTACCGAACTGGAACGCATGGTGATTAAGGCGGACATCAAGAATATTCGTCTAATAATCGGGATGTATTACATTGAGGGAATGCCGGAAAGTGCATATCACATAGCCCTCAAATTAAATCAGAAGTGGCGCGATGATGGAATCGGTGAAATTCGCATAGTAAAAACATTTAAATACCATGGGAAAGTTTACTGCTTTTACAAGGACGGTAAGCCCATCTCAGCAATTATCGGATCAGCTAACCTTGGTGCAATCAAACTCGAAGCAACAAACCGAAGGCAATATGAACTTTCCGCTATTACGACAGACACAAATGAGGTGTCGGAAATTGCCGCCCACATAGAAAAACTAAATCAGCCGATTATTTCTTCGAATATTGCGGAGGTACATGATATGCCGCTTATTCGTGAAAAGAACACGGCTCTTAACGGTATCGAGCTTGTGACCTCCGTCCCTCAGTCAAATGTCGATTTTTACAAGCAGTGCCAGGCCAATGTATCGTTTTTCCTTCAGCTGAAAGTGCCGAAAGCTGAAGAACGGCATATGGATGACGGAAAGCATTTCACTAAATCAAACATCAATGTCTGCTACGCCGCGCCAAGGAGCAAGCGCAAGTCTCGTGATTGGTTTGAAACACAGCTAACAGTAGGTGCAGAAGTGTACCACATGGAAGGTTATCCCGAAAAGAATAAACCCTTCTTTGTGGTAACAGACGATGGTTACTGGTTCAAAGCACACACTACGAGTGATAATAATAAGCAGTTTAGTGCTGTTGGTGACGAATTGATAATGGGCAGATGGCTCAAGGGCCGTCTTGTTGCTGCTGGCATCGTCAAACCTATAAATAACACCGCTGAGGATGTTAACCGAGTTGGAATGATTACAGAAGAGATGCTGGACGAATATGGATGCGACAGGCTTTTGTTTGAGAAAACTGGACAAACCGCTCTGGATAAGGACGGCACTCCTCTTGATGTATGGATGTTGTCGTTTATCGGAAATAATGACGAAGAGCAGAGGTGA
- a CDS encoding helix-turn-helix domain-containing protein gives MRISYNKLWKMLIDKGMNKHDLKEVSGVSSASIAKLGKGDNITTDVLLKICESLDCTLEDIMETVKD, from the coding sequence ATGCGCATCAGTTACAACAAGCTGTGGAAAATGTTGATTGACAAAGGAATGAACAAACACGACCTAAAAGAGGTCAGCGGTGTCAGTTCCGCTTCAATCGCCAAGTTGGGAAAAGGAGATAATATCACGACTGATGTTCTCTTAAAAATATGTGAGTCCCTGGACTGTACATTGGAGGATATCATGGAAACGGTGAAAGACTGA
- a CDS encoding type I restriction enzyme endonuclease domain-containing protein, which yields MDELIDLLNSCINEGDAFLQTLGVSLDSILGESSTFDKLDAFRSAYDTVVANDESKDKFKVITNKMINLYEASKPEIFERHWDNEKFSPLAYIHGLLHNKIDDEKIQRARNRMTTVLDSSVTSATAEDKQREYAIHGTKVIDLSKINVDELRAEIKKAVYKAVEIDDLKAFMETALQKMISRNCTRQKFSQRFKGIIDRYNAGGSENEDYYEQLVKLLEEMQKEQERPKAEGLSEEELEVYDLLVRGKKLTQEEEQKVKLAAKNLFKKLTEEKTELLVVDWYKDDQPRMKVKSAIEYALNEDLPDSYDKDSFDAKTNLLLNHFIDMAIQGYGWIAA from the coding sequence GTGGATGAACTGATTGATCTGCTCAACTCCTGCATTAATGAGGGAGATGCATTTTTGCAGACGCTTGGCGTGTCCCTGGACAGCATTCTTGGGGAAAGCAGTACATTCGATAAACTTGATGCCTTCCGCAGCGCATACGATACAGTGGTCGCAAATGACGAAAGCAAGGATAAATTTAAGGTTATCACAAATAAGATGATTAACCTATACGAAGCATCCAAGCCGGAAATCTTTGAGCGCCATTGGGATAATGAGAAATTCTCACCCCTTGCCTATATCCACGGCCTGCTGCATAACAAGATTGATGATGAGAAAATCCAGCGTGCCAGAAATCGCATGACTACCGTCCTTGACAGCAGCGTTACCTCTGCTACGGCGGAGGACAAGCAGAGGGAATATGCCATCCACGGCACGAAGGTGATTGACCTCTCCAAAATCAATGTGGATGAACTGCGGGCAGAAATCAAGAAAGCCGTTTATAAAGCAGTGGAAATTGATGACCTCAAGGCATTCATGGAAACGGCTTTGCAGAAGATGATCAGCCGGAACTGTACCCGTCAGAAGTTTTCACAGCGGTTTAAGGGCATTATTGACCGTTATAACGCAGGTGGCTCGGAAAATGAGGATTATTACGAGCAACTTGTAAAACTGCTTGAGGAAATGCAGAAGGAGCAGGAGCGCCCCAAGGCGGAAGGCCTGTCCGAAGAGGAACTGGAAGTTTATGACCTGCTCGTCCGTGGTAAAAAACTGACACAGGAAGAGGAGCAAAAAGTCAAACTGGCTGCGAAAAATCTGTTCAAGAAACTGACAGAGGAGAAAACCGAATTGCTCGTTGTGGACTGGTACAAGGATGACCAACCAAGAATGAAGGTGAAATCCGCCATTGAGTATGCCTTGAATGAGGATTTGCCGGATAGCTATGACAAGGATTCCTTTGATGCCAAAACCAACCTTTTGCTCAATCACTTTATAGATATGGCAATCCAAGGCTATGGATGGATTGCTGCATAG
- a CDS encoding DUF488 domain-containing protein produces the protein MNITIKRIYDPKAPGDGYRVLVDRLWPRGISKEKASWDEWLKNIAPSTALRQWFAHDPVKWDAFRKKYDEELDENGEAVSHLLQLGQKGKVTLLYSAKNTEHNEAAALRDYLLQRSAS, from the coding sequence ATGAACATAACCATCAAACGAATTTATGACCCAAAGGCCCCCGGAGACGGCTACCGCGTTCTGGTGGACCGGCTCTGGCCCCGCGGCATTTCCAAGGAAAAAGCTTCCTGGGACGAGTGGCTGAAGAACATCGCTCCATCCACGGCGCTCCGCCAGTGGTTTGCCCATGATCCAGTCAAATGGGACGCATTCCGCAAAAAGTACGACGAAGAGCTGGATGAGAACGGAGAAGCCGTCTCCCATCTGCTCCAGCTGGGGCAGAAAGGGAAGGTTACGCTGCTGTACTCCGCCAAAAATACGGAGCACAATGAAGCTGCGGCTTTGAGAGATTACCTTCTGCAGCGGTCCGCTTCATAA
- the hemC gene encoding hydroxymethylbilane synthase, protein MTSKNTLIIGTRGSALALAQADMVRAALSLRYPELDVRREIIHTIGDRRTDVPLADVARVSGMVDKGIFIKELETALRSGRIDVAVHSLKDVPSELASGFTLAAVLPRAAVEDVLITKEPDWNGSGTLATGSVRRRLMARTYWGSGLRFENLRGNVPTRLGKLVEQPGWDAVILARAGLERLGLYAPETLVEGRKLYMRSLPVEVFIPAVGQGIVGMECRSSDRETEEMLKGINDPEAFACALAERAFLVRLGANCSTPVGVYAHLDGEELVLRAAYYAPGREEPFAVVVRGDRKAPEALGLRAFEELGLR, encoded by the coding sequence ATGACCAGTAAAAATACCCTCATCATCGGCACCCGCGGGAGCGCCCTGGCCCTGGCCCAGGCGGACATGGTCCGTGCTGCCCTTTCCCTCCGTTACCCGGAACTGGACGTGCGCCGTGAAATCATCCATACCATCGGCGATCGCCGCACGGATGTCCCTCTGGCGGATGTGGCCCGCGTTTCCGGCATGGTGGACAAGGGAATCTTCATTAAGGAACTGGAAACCGCTCTCCGGTCTGGCCGCATTGACGTCGCGGTGCACAGCCTTAAGGATGTGCCGAGCGAGCTTGCTTCCGGCTTCACGCTGGCCGCCGTTCTGCCCCGTGCCGCCGTGGAGGATGTGCTCATTACGAAGGAACCGGACTGGAACGGTTCAGGAACACTGGCTACCGGAAGCGTGCGCCGCCGCCTGATGGCGCGCACGTACTGGGGCTCCGGCCTGAGATTTGAAAACCTGAGGGGGAATGTGCCCACGCGTTTGGGAAAACTGGTGGAACAACCCGGTTGGGATGCCGTGATTCTGGCCAGGGCCGGTTTGGAGCGCCTGGGGCTGTACGCTCCGGAAACCCTTGTGGAGGGAAGAAAACTTTACATGCGTTCCCTGCCGGTGGAAGTTTTTATTCCTGCCGTGGGGCAGGGCATTGTTGGAATGGAATGCCGTTCCTCGGACAGGGAGACGGAGGAAATGCTGAAAGGAATCAATGATCCGGAAGCTTTTGCCTGTGCGCTGGCGGAACGGGCTTTCCTGGTGCGTCTGGGTGCGAACTGTTCTACGCCTGTGGGTGTTTACGCCCATCTGGATGGAGAGGAACTGGTTTTGCGGGCCGCGTATTATGCTCCGGGCAGGGAAGAGCCTTTCGCCGTTGTGGTGCGCGGAGACCGGAAAGCTCCTGAAGCGCTTGGCCTTCGGGCTTTTGAAGAATTGGGCCTGCGTTGA
- the hemA gene encoding glutamyl-tRNA reductase has protein sequence MNHRTAPVEIRERFAVPAHKLREEGRRIRSLPEVDQCVVLSTCNRMEIYYWSNAPENAQEHILSHFLGDGRGELDMASYFYSHQGEEALGHLCRVLSGLDSMVLGETEIFGQVKTAYQTALDAGVTAACANKTFQKAFTIGKKVRTESQIHAGATSVGSVAVELAEQIFGDLSGTRVLILGAGEMSRVTGRALHARGAEGIYVANRSFDRAVELAGMIGGQAIRYDVWGNYLRDIDVVVAATAAPHCIITRETLLPLRASRKYRSLFLIDISVPRNISPDVADIEEVYLYDIDTLTQLADEAKRSREQEVSRCEAIIRDSISRYFPDSALYDQ, from the coding sequence TTGAATCACCGGACCGCCCCTGTGGAAATACGGGAGCGGTTTGCCGTGCCGGCCCATAAGCTCCGGGAGGAGGGAAGGCGCATCCGCTCCCTTCCTGAAGTGGATCAGTGCGTTGTGCTTTCCACATGCAACCGCATGGAAATCTACTATTGGTCCAATGCTCCGGAAAATGCGCAGGAGCATATTCTGTCCCATTTCCTGGGAGACGGACGCGGGGAACTGGATATGGCTTCCTATTTTTACAGCCATCAGGGAGAAGAGGCTTTAGGGCATCTGTGTCGCGTGTTGAGCGGCCTGGATTCCATGGTGCTGGGGGAAACGGAAATTTTCGGCCAGGTAAAAACGGCCTACCAGACGGCTTTGGATGCCGGAGTAACTGCGGCCTGCGCCAACAAGACCTTTCAGAAAGCCTTCACGATCGGTAAAAAAGTGCGGACGGAAAGCCAGATTCATGCCGGGGCTACCTCCGTGGGATCTGTGGCTGTGGAGCTGGCGGAACAAATTTTCGGAGACCTTTCCGGCACCCGCGTCCTTATTCTGGGGGCGGGCGAGATGAGCCGCGTTACGGGGCGCGCCCTGCATGCCCGGGGTGCTGAGGGCATTTATGTGGCCAACCGCTCTTTTGACCGTGCGGTGGAGCTGGCGGGCATGATCGGCGGCCAGGCTATCCGGTATGACGTGTGGGGAAACTATCTCAGGGATATTGACGTGGTGGTGGCCGCCACCGCTGCCCCCCACTGCATCATCACCCGGGAAACGCTGCTGCCTTTGCGCGCCTCCCGTAAATACCGCTCCCTCTTTTTGATTGATATTTCCGTGCCGCGCAACATCTCTCCAGACGTGGCGGATATTGAGGAAGTGTATCTCTACGACATTGACACCCTCACCCAGCTGGCGGATGAAGCCAAGCGCAGCCGGGAGCAGGAGGTCTCCCGGTGCGAGGCCATCATCCGTGACAGCATTTCCAGATATTTCCCGGATTCCGCTCTTTATGACCAGTAA
- the ccsA gene encoding cytochrome c biogenesis protein CcsA: MNDNWWAIASLILSLAFTGLGWRLLASGQRFLYAHLWMACLFVLQTGALCVKAYQTGMCPIRGASEVLFFLSWSINLFYLMLGRAYRMSMLGIFTAPAIAVLTALSLLIGRAGADVQGTHDFWVTAHVGIAMMSYGAGGLAAAAGAAFCMQNECLKSRRIPGTCRMLPPIRTLEASMKRLILVAFLLLLLGEWLGWRGHLPINAAKTSIVSLLTAGYSVLLWFIYRRGMPGRMLACCCVVLFIASMSIFLVS, translated from the coding sequence ATGAACGATAACTGGTGGGCCATTGCCTCTCTCATCCTCTCCCTGGCTTTCACAGGGCTGGGATGGCGCCTGCTGGCTTCCGGACAACGGTTTTTATATGCCCATCTTTGGATGGCGTGCCTCTTTGTTCTCCAGACAGGGGCGCTATGCGTCAAAGCGTACCAGACGGGAATGTGCCCCATCCGCGGCGCTTCGGAGGTGCTTTTCTTTCTTTCCTGGAGCATCAACCTCTTTTATCTGATGCTGGGACGTGCTTACCGAATGTCCATGCTTGGCATCTTTACGGCTCCGGCTATTGCCGTGCTGACGGCTCTCTCTCTGCTGATAGGCCGTGCCGGCGCGGACGTGCAGGGCACGCATGACTTCTGGGTGACGGCGCACGTGGGTATAGCCATGATGTCCTACGGAGCCGGCGGCCTGGCTGCTGCTGCGGGAGCGGCGTTCTGCATGCAGAATGAATGTCTCAAAAGCCGCCGGATTCCCGGTACCTGCCGTATGCTTCCTCCCATCCGTACACTGGAAGCCAGCATGAAGCGCCTGATTCTTGTGGCATTCCTCCTTCTTCTGCTCGGGGAATGGCTCGGATGGCGGGGGCATCTCCCCATCAATGCAGCCAAGACCTCCATTGTCTCTCTTCTCACGGCAGGCTACAGCGTCCTGCTGTGGTTTATTTACCGCCGCGGCATGCCGGGACGGATGTTGGCGTGCTGTTGCGTGGTCCTCTTTATTGCATCCATGAGCATTTTCTTGGTAAGCTGA
- the folE2 gene encoding GTP cyclohydrolase FolE2, with amino-acid sequence MQELKDTQSEADTRNISIDRVGVKGLRFPIQIQDKLNRIQSTVATVSLAVDLPEEFKGTHMSRFVEALHQHGPLLDVHTALAIPRELLRRLSARRSHVEMEFPFFRSKKAPVTGIEGLMDYVVRFEMEAEANNKLADFKLTVIVPVTTLCPCSKAMSSYGAHNQRGLVTYSVRFASRPVWIEDLIDLVESCASCSLFSVLKRPDEKWVTEKAYENPVFVEDLVRNVALKTQSHSAFSWYRVEAENFESIHNHQAYAVIERDLRS; translated from the coding sequence ATGCAGGAACTGAAAGATACCCAGTCCGAGGCGGATACGCGCAATATTTCCATTGACCGGGTGGGCGTTAAAGGGCTGCGCTTCCCCATCCAGATACAGGACAAGCTCAACCGCATCCAGTCCACCGTGGCGACGGTTTCTCTGGCGGTGGATTTGCCGGAAGAATTCAAGGGCACCCATATGAGCCGTTTTGTGGAGGCGTTGCACCAGCATGGTCCCTTGCTGGATGTGCATACGGCCTTGGCTATTCCGCGGGAACTGCTTCGCCGCCTGTCCGCCCGCCGTTCCCATGTGGAAATGGAATTCCCGTTTTTCCGCTCCAAAAAGGCTCCTGTGACCGGAATTGAAGGGCTTATGGATTACGTCGTCCGGTTTGAGATGGAGGCGGAAGCGAACAACAAACTGGCTGATTTCAAACTGACAGTCATCGTCCCCGTGACGACGCTCTGCCCTTGTTCCAAAGCTATGAGTTCTTACGGAGCCCACAACCAGCGCGGGCTGGTTACTTATTCCGTGCGTTTCGCCTCCAGGCCCGTCTGGATTGAAGACCTGATTGATCTGGTGGAATCCTGCGCGAGCTGTTCCCTGTTCAGTGTGCTGAAAAGGCCGGATGAAAAATGGGTGACGGAAAAGGCTTACGAAAACCCTGTCTTTGTGGAAGACCTGGTGCGCAACGTGGCGTTGAAAACGCAGAGTCATTCCGCCTTCAGCTGGTACCGGGTGGAAGCGGAAAATTTTGAATCTATTCATAACCACCAGGCATACGCCGTCATTGAACGCGATCTGCGTTCCTGA
- the rpsR gene encoding 30S ribosomal protein S18 has protein sequence MSTEPKTVERRIRFRTCNRQMPRRRLDIPMDQVNLLNPDFLSKFTSETGKILPRRVTGLSAKMHRKVTREIKRARSINLLP, from the coding sequence ATGTCCACTGAACCCAAGACTGTAGAACGCCGTATTCGTTTCCGCACGTGCAATCGTCAGATGCCGCGCCGTCGTCTCGACATCCCGATGGATCAGGTCAACCTGCTCAACCCTGATTTCCTGTCCAAGTTCACCTCTGAAACCGGCAAAATTCTTCCCCGCCGTGTGACTGGGCTGTCCGCTAAAATGCACCGCAAGGTAACCCGTGAAATCAAGCGGGCCCGTTCCATCAACCTTCTGCCGTAA
- the rpmG gene encoding 50S ribosomal protein L33 yields the protein MPRDIIILECTEAKAEGKPTSRYVTTRNKKSLRTPGRLEKIKYNPFLKRRTLHREMR from the coding sequence ATGCCAAGAGACATCATCATCCTCGAATGCACCGAGGCCAAAGCCGAAGGAAAGCCTACGTCCCGCTACGTCACCACGCGCAATAAAAAAAGCCTGCGTACTCCCGGCCGCCTGGAAAAGATTAAGTACAATCCTTTCCTGAAGCGTCGCACGCTTCATCGTGAAATGCGCTAA
- a CDS encoding TraR/DksA family transcriptional regulator, with amino-acid sequence MPTPKKTNSKTVAKEVPAPKKKTCGKSGCKTAVDLEAPAKKKCCRKKASEPEKAASPAKSNASAAVEVEKKPAPKTVKKAPVKKIASAPVAPVPAPAKNELTDEQAEAIAAAKAELAANPEWEPFVQMQRQHLMDLRDRALDSMSGVARDTLRNHPEGSEASGSGEHQADAGSDAYDRDFALSLLSKEQDGLYEIEQALARIDSGTYGICEMSYKVIPILRLEAIPFARLTVECQAQWEKEKGQNARFRPRVALGFAGGQNDVDLSVSLDDDEE; translated from the coding sequence ATGCCTACTCCCAAGAAAACCAATAGCAAGACCGTCGCCAAGGAAGTTCCGGCTCCCAAGAAAAAGACCTGCGGGAAGTCCGGTTGCAAGACCGCTGTAGACCTGGAGGCTCCCGCCAAGAAGAAGTGCTGCAGGAAAAAGGCGTCTGAACCGGAAAAAGCCGCCAGCCCCGCCAAGAGCAACGCCTCCGCCGCGGTTGAGGTGGAAAAAAAGCCGGCGCCGAAAACGGTCAAAAAAGCTCCGGTTAAAAAAATCGCTTCCGCTCCCGTTGCCCCGGTTCCGGCTCCCGCAAAAAATGAATTGACGGACGAACAGGCGGAAGCCATTGCCGCCGCCAAGGCGGAACTGGCCGCCAATCCTGAATGGGAGCCCTTCGTGCAGATGCAGCGTCAGCATCTGATGGACTTGCGCGACAGGGCTTTGGACAGCATGAGCGGCGTGGCCCGCGACACTCTCCGGAATCATCCGGAAGGCAGTGAGGCTTCCGGCTCCGGGGAGCACCAGGCGGATGCCGGCAGCGACGCCTATGACCGTGATTTTGCGCTCAGCCTGCTTTCCAAGGAGCAGGACGGCCTGTATGAAATCGAACAGGCGCTTGCCCGCATTGACAGCGGAACATATGGCATCTGCGAAATGTCATACAAAGTCATTCCCATTCTGCGCCTGGAGGCCATCCCCTTTGCGCGGCTTACTGTGGAATGCCAGGCCCAGTGGGAAAAGGAAAAAGGCCAGAATGCCAGGTTCCGCCCCAGAGTGGCCCTGGGCTTTGCGGGAGGACAAAATGATGTAGATTTATCTGTTTCTCTTGACGATGACGAAGAATAG
- a CDS encoding ROK family protein, giving the protein MTASTIPSIGIDFGGTSIKMGVVKGAEVIAHAPSIATQEYGNPDQLIEAIAQFVNMLRLNHPEVQAIGMGMPGFVNFYQGTVYTLTNVPGWNNVPVKDMLQAACGLPVYVENDANCMAYAEWKLGAGKGKRHLVCLTLGTGVGSGLIVNGELLRGATCSAGELGQTSIDYRGRLGHYGNRGSLEDYVGNREIAADARTLYASHGIDKAIVDCNPIALERAALAGDEVAEQVWRDLAVKLSCALMNCCYLLNPEAIIIGGGVAKARTLLFQPLQEIMKAQLAAPLVEYLEILPAQFGTEAGILGAAHLALNTHFGETFRP; this is encoded by the coding sequence ATGACAGCTTCAACCATTCCCTCCATCGGCATTGACTTCGGAGGCACCTCCATCAAAATGGGGGTCGTCAAGGGCGCGGAAGTAATCGCCCACGCTCCTTCGATAGCCACTCAGGAATACGGCAATCCCGATCAACTGATTGAAGCCATAGCCCAGTTCGTGAATATGCTGCGGCTGAACCACCCGGAAGTGCAGGCCATCGGCATGGGAATGCCGGGGTTCGTCAATTTTTACCAGGGGACCGTTTACACGCTTACCAACGTTCCCGGCTGGAACAACGTTCCGGTAAAGGACATGCTCCAGGCGGCCTGCGGACTGCCCGTATACGTGGAAAACGACGCCAACTGCATGGCTTATGCGGAATGGAAGCTGGGCGCCGGAAAAGGAAAAAGGCATCTGGTCTGCCTGACCCTCGGCACCGGCGTCGGCAGCGGCCTGATCGTGAACGGAGAACTTCTGCGCGGGGCTACCTGCTCCGCCGGGGAGCTGGGGCAGACGAGCATCGACTACCGGGGGCGCCTGGGCCATTACGGCAACCGCGGCTCCCTGGAGGATTATGTGGGCAACCGGGAAATAGCTGCGGATGCCCGCACGCTTTACGCCAGCCACGGCATTGACAAGGCCATTGTGGACTGCAACCCCATCGCTTTGGAACGGGCCGCGTTGGCGGGTGATGAAGTGGCTGAACAAGTATGGCGGGACCTGGCCGTAAAACTCTCCTGCGCCCTGATGAATTGCTGCTATCTCCTGAATCCGGAAGCCATCATCATCGGCGGGGGCGTGGCCAAGGCCAGAACCCTGCTTTTCCAGCCCCTTCAGGAAATCATGAAAGCCCAGCTCGCCGCCCCTCTGGTGGAATACCTTGAAATCCTTCCCGCCCAGTTCGGTACGGAAGCGGGTATCCTGGGGGCCGCCCATCTGGCTCTCAACACCCACTTCGGAGAAACATTCCGGCCCTGA